From the genome of Bacteroides sp. MSB163, one region includes:
- a CDS encoding electron transfer flavoprotein subunit alpha/FixB family protein has product MNNVFVYCELEGTVVAEVSLELLTKGRKLANQLGCQLEAVVAGTNLAGIEKQVLPFGVDRLHVFDAPGLFPYTSLPHSSVLINLFKEEKPQICLMGATVIGRDLGPRVSSALTSGLTADCTSLEIGEHEDKKAGVVYENLLYQIRPAFGGNIVATIVNPEHRPQMATVREGVMKKEILNDKYQGEVINHDVAKYVPTTDYVVKVIDRHVEKAKHNLKGAPIVVAGGYGMGSRESFDMLFELAKELHAEVGGSRAAVDAGFCDHDRQIGQTGITVRPKLYIACGISGQIQHIAGMQESGIIISINNDENAPINTIADYVINGTVEEVIPKMIKYYKQNSK; this is encoded by the coding sequence GTATATTGTGAGCTTGAAGGCACCGTAGTTGCCGAAGTAAGTCTCGAACTCCTTACCAAAGGACGCAAGTTAGCTAACCAACTGGGCTGCCAACTGGAAGCCGTTGTTGCCGGTACTAACCTTGCAGGCATCGAAAAACAAGTATTGCCCTTCGGCGTTGACCGTCTTCACGTCTTCGACGCTCCGGGCTTGTTCCCTTATACTTCACTGCCCCACTCTTCCGTACTTATCAATCTGTTCAAGGAAGAAAAACCGCAGATCTGTCTGATGGGCGCCACTGTTATCGGTCGTGACCTCGGTCCACGCGTTTCTTCTGCACTGACCAGCGGCCTCACTGCCGACTGTACTTCACTGGAAATCGGTGAACACGAAGATAAAAAAGCAGGGGTGGTATATGAAAACCTGTTATATCAGATCCGCCCCGCATTCGGTGGTAATATCGTGGCAACCATCGTCAACCCCGAACATCGCCCGCAAATGGCAACCGTTCGCGAAGGCGTAATGAAGAAAGAGATTCTTAACGATAAGTATCAGGGTGAAGTTATCAATCATGACGTTGCCAAATATGTGCCTACTACAGACTATGTAGTGAAAGTTATCGACCGCCACGTGGAGAAAGCAAAGCACAACCTGAAAGGTGCTCCTATCGTTGTAGCCGGTGGTTATGGTATGGGTAGCCGTGAAAGCTTCGACATGTTGTTCGAACTGGCTAAAGAACTTCACGCTGAAGTAGGCGGCAGCCGCGCAGCTGTTGATGCAGGCTTCTGCGACCATGACCGTCAGATCGGTCAGACTGGCATTACGGTACGTCCGAAGCTCTATATCGCCTGCGGTATCTCCGGACAAATCCAACACATCGCCGGTATGCAGGAAAGTGGCATTATCATCTCTATCAATAATGATGAAAATGCTCCTATCAATACCATCGCTGATTATGTAATCAACGGTACGGTAGAAGAAGTGATCCCGAAAATGATTAAGTACTACAAACAGAACAGTAAGTAA